A window of Belonocnema kinseyi isolate 2016_QV_RU_SX_M_011 chromosome 9, B_treatae_v1, whole genome shotgun sequence contains these coding sequences:
- the LOC117179496 gene encoding ejaculatory bulb-specific protein 3-like — MNKKNIPFLSQRYKKSFYKMSFLSLVFVVGILSVVGADEDVYPDTWIHIDVKPIIDNDRLFKKYTECIIADENKGCPKEALQLKRLLPEILETDCAKCTPAHIEKAREAATHVCNTRKSEFIAINRKIDPTGEIRKRFESKFGGVPECDALRV, encoded by the exons ATGAACAAGAAGAATATTCCATTTCTTTCGCAGaggtacaaaaaaagtttttacaaaatgtcGTTCCTCTCTCTGGTTTTCGTTGTTGGTATTTTGTCAGTTGTTGGTGCAGATGAGGACGTTTATCCTGATACATGGATTCACATTGATGTAAAACCAATAATTGATAATGatcgacttttcaaaaaatatacggAATGCATTATTGCAGATGAAAACAAAGGATGTCCGAAGGAGGCGTTACAATTAAAAC GTCTTTTGCCGGAAATTTTGGAAACTGATTGCGCCAAATGTACTCCAGCTCATATCGAAAAAGCAAGAGAAGCAGCGACTCATGTTTGTAACACACGAAAATCTGAGTTCATTGCAATCAATAGAAAAATTGACCCCACCGGTGAAATTCGTAAGCGTTTTGAATCCAAGTTTGGAGGAGTTCCTGAATGTGATGCTCTACGTgtataa